One part of the Phragmites australis chromosome 3, lpPhrAust1.1, whole genome shotgun sequence genome encodes these proteins:
- the LOC133912981 gene encoding cation/calcium exchanger 1-like, whose amino-acid sequence MAFVRRRACNAAVPSACFLLLVLLHSATFLLAARRGDSTGRVVEDLIPTAASSSAKEQGSSCEELQSISGGDARCAYLRARSPCSPAGYIDYLRLFYCGFASAPAAGYAALLLWLVVLFYLLGDTASEYFCASLEGLSAALRLPPTVAGVTLLSLGNGAPDVFASVVSFAAGDGGGVGLNSALGGALFVSTVVAGVIALAVGARGGVIVEWRGFVRDLCFLLLALCYLLAVLVNGEVTVWVAASFVSLYVGYVVLVWTSHCCAEKGKPPAVDLSAPLLLLDEDDADVPSLPSHSKTAAPGPTSRGRACLHCLLRALCMPLYLPRRLTIPDIAAHRWSRPCAVASAALAPVFIAATWTSQRNPVSSSRRHSLAVLLGGALLGLLLAVLAAATTDAASPPRGRRRRVPWLAAGFLMSVLWAYILARELVALLVTIGYMVGINASVLAVTVLAWGDSLGDLVSNVAMAVHGGAAGAQTAVSGCYAGPLFNTVVGLGLSLALAAGAQHPLPFVVPADGAAYEAMGFLGAALAWALFVVPVRGMRIDRVYGVGLIAIYLCFFAVRVFETLGLWT is encoded by the coding sequence ATGGCGTTCGTGCGCAGGCGCGCGTGCAATGCCGCCGTGCCCAGCGCCTGCTTCCtgctcctcgtgctcctccacTCCGCTAccttcctcctcgccgctcGCCGTGGCGACTCCACTGGCCGCGTCGTAGAGGACTTAATTCCTACTGCTGCCTCGTCCTCTGCAAAGGAGCAGGGGAGCAGCTGCGAGGAGCTGCAGTCCATCTCGGGTGGGGACGCCCGGTGCGCCTACCTCCGAGCTCGCTCCCCTTGCTCCCCGGCGGGGTACATCGACTACCTCCGCCTCTTCTACTGCGGCTTCGCCAGCGCGCCGGCGGCCGGGTACGCCGCGCTCCTTCTGTGGCTGGTGGTGCTCTTCTACCTGCTCGGGGACACGGCCTCCGAGTACTTCTGCGCGTCGCTGGAGGGGCTCTCGGCGGCGCTGCGCCTGCCCCccaccgtcgccggcgtcacACTGCTCTCGCTGGGCAACGGCGCGCCCGACGTGTTCGCCAGCGTCGTCTCCTTCGCTGCGGGCGACGGCGGGGGCGTGGGGCTCAACAGCGCGCTCGGCGGCGCGCTGTTCGTGTCCACGGTGGTCGCGGGGGTCATCGCTCTCGCCGTGGGCGCACGCGGCGGGGTCATCGTGGAGTGGCGCGGGTTCGTGCGCGACCtctgcttcctcctcctcgcgctcTGCTATTTGCTTGCCGTGCTGGTGAACGGTGAGGTCACCGTCTGGGTGGCCGCGTCGTTCGTCTCGCTCTACGTCGGCTACGTCGTCCTCGTCTGGACCTCGCACTGCTGCGCGGAGAAGGGCAAGCCCCCGGCCGTCGACCTCTCcgcgccgctcctcctcctcgatgaAGACGATGCCGACGTCCCGTCGCTGCCGTCCCACTCCAAGACGGCGGCGCCCGGTCCCACGTCAAGGGGAAGAGCGTGCTTGCATTGCCTCCTGCGCGCCCTCTGCATGCCGCTGTACCTCCCGCGCCGCCTCACCATCCCGGACATCGCCGCGCACCGCTGGTCCCGCCCCTGCGCCGTCGCCTCCGCCGCGTTGGCGCCAGTCTTCATCGCCGCGACCTGGACCTCGCAGCGCAACCCGGTGTCGTCTTCGCGGCGCCACAGCCTCGCTGTCCTCCTGGGCGGCGCGCTCCTCGGCCTGCTCCTCGCCGTGCTCGCCGCGGCCACTACGGACGCCGCCTCCCCTCCGCGCGGCCGTCGGCGCCGCGTGCCGTGGCTGGCCGCAGGGTTCCTGATGAGCGTGCTCTGGGCGTACATCCTGGCCCGCGAGCTGGTCGCGCTCCTGGTGACCATTGGTTACATGGTCGGGATCAATGCGAGCGTCCTCGCCGTGACGGTGCTGGCGTGGGGCGACTCTCTGGGTGACCTGGTCTCGAACGTGGCGATGGCGGTGCACGGCGGGGCCGCGGGCGCGCAGACGGCGGTGTCCGGGTGCTACGCGGGCCCGCTGTTCAACACGGTGGTGGGTCTGGGCCTGTCGCTGGCGCTGGCGGCGGGCGCGCAACACCCTTTGCCGTTCGTGGTGCCCGCGGACGGGGCAGCGTACGAGGCGATGGGGTTCCTGGGCGCGGCGCTGGCGTGGGCGCTGTTCGTGGTGCCCGTCAGAGGAATGCGGATCGACCGCGTGTACGGGGTGGGCCTCATCGCCATCTACCTCTGCTTCTTCGCCGTGCGCGTCTTCGAGACGCTCGGGCTCTGGACATAG